A window of the Vigna angularis cultivar LongXiaoDou No.4 chromosome 3, ASM1680809v1, whole genome shotgun sequence genome harbors these coding sequences:
- the LOC108325473 gene encoding protein DETOXIFICATION 49 — protein MCHLTPHLPCKPNSNQDYLISMKLQKTEQPDMTITSPLIHKGIVTTPRVEKDSPAMQTLLFKELISIAKISLPMILTGLLLYCRSMISMLFLGHLGELALAGGSLAVGFANITGYSILSGLAVGMEPICGQAYGAKKFTLLGLCLQRTVLLLLFTSLPISLLWLYMKHILLLCGQDEDIATQAQFYLLYSIPDLLTQSFLHPLRIYLRTQSITLPLTLCATLSILLHVPINYLLVFHLNLGIKGVALSGVWTNLNLVVSLILYVVFSGTHKKTWGGFSVECFTQWKSLLNLAIPSCISVCLEWWWYEIMILLCGLLVNPRATVASMGILIQTTSLLYIFPSSISFSVSTRVGNKLGAQKPSKARLSATVGLTCSFVLGALALVFTIVVRNIWASMFTQDQEIITLTSLVLPIIGLCELGNCPQTTGCGVLRGTARPKVGANINLGCFYLVGMPVAVWLGFFAGFDFQGLWLGLLAAQGSCAVTMLVVLSRTDWDFEALRAKKLTSVVVVDDDDDGSKKVGAEKAPKAEIKEDSLSSLAESDEDKQSWV, from the coding sequence ATGTGTCATCTAACACCCCACCTCCCTTGCAAACCCAACTCAAACCAAGACTATCTAATTTCAATGAAACTCCAAAAGACAGAGCAACCGGACATGACGATCACCAGCCCCTTGATCCACAAGGGTATCGTCACAACGCCCCGTGTAGAGAAGGACTCCCCAGCAATGCAAACCCTTCTTTTCAAAGAATTAATTTCCATAGCCAAAATTTCTCTCCCCATGATCCTCACCGGTCTCTTACTCTATTGCCGCTCAATGATCTCCATGCTCTTCCTCGGCCACCTCGGAGAGCTTGCCTTAGCCGGCGGCTCACTCGCCGTTGGCTTCGCAAACATCACCGGATACTCAATCCTCTCCGGCCTTGCTGTCGGAATGGAACCCATTTGCGGCCAGGCTTACGGTGCCAAGAAGTTCACCCTCCTCGGTCTCTGCCTTCAAAGAACcgttctcctcctcctcttcactTCTCTTCCAATCTCTCTCCTTTGGCTCTACATGAAGCATATCCTTCTCTTGTGTGGCCAGGACGAGGACATAGCCACACAAGCACAATTCTATCTTCTCTACTCCATCCCCGACCTCTTAACACAATCATTTCTTCACCCTTTAAGAATTTACCTTCGAACCCAATCCATTACTCTGCCTCTCACCCTTTGCGCCACTCTGTCAATTCTCCTCCACGTCCCAATCAACTACCTCCTCGTTTTCCACCTCAATCTTGGAATCAAAGGCGTGGCTCTCAGCGGGGTGTGGACCAACCTCAACCTAGTAGTTTCCTTGATTCTCTACGTAGTCTTCTCCGGCACGCATAAGAAAACATGGGGAGGTTTTTCTGTGGAGTGCTTCACGCAATGGAAGTCGCTTCTCAATTTGGCCATCCCGAGCTGCATTTCCGTGTGCCTCGAATGGTGGTGGTATGAGATCATGATTTTGTTATGCGGGTTGCTCGTAAATCCCAGAGCAACTGTGGCCTCCATGGGGATTCTGATCCAAACCACTTCCTTGCTCTACATTTTTCCATCGTCGATAAGCTTCAGCGTGTCTACAAGAGTTGGCAACAAACTGGGCGCCCAAAAGCCCTCGAAGGCGAGACTTTCTGCCACAGTTGGCCTCACTTGCAGCTTCGTGTTGGGGGCTTTAGCTTTGGTTTTTACCATTGTGGTTAGGAACATATGGGCCAGCATGTTCACTCAAGACCAGGAAATAATAACTTTGACCTCATTGGTGTTACCGATTATAGGACTTTGCGAGCTCGGAAACTGTCCTCAAACAACGGGGTGCGGGGTGCTGAGAGGTACCGCAAGGCCTAAAGTCGGTGCAAACATTAACTTAGGTTGTTTCTATCTTGTAGGAATGCCTGTGGCCGTTTGGCTTGGTTTCTTTGCTGGGTTTGATTTTCAAGGGTTGTGGCTTGGGTTACTTGCGGCTCAGGGGTCTTGCGCGGTGACCATGTTGGTGGTTCTGAGTCGAACGGATTGGGATTTTGAGGCTCTAAGAGCCAAGAAACTAACCAGTGTTGTTGTTGtcgatgatgacgatgatggcAGCAAGAAGGTTGGTGCAGAGAAAGCACCCAAAGCTGAAATCAAGGAAGATTCTTTATCATCATTAGCGGAATCAGATGAAGATAAACAATCGTGGGTTTAA
- the LOC108326217 gene encoding serine/arginine-rich splicing factor RS40 isoform X2: MEDERDAEAAIRALDRIEFGRKGRRLRVEWTKHERGVRRPSSSRRSSANGRPSKTLFVINFDTYHTRTRDLERHFEPYGKIVSVRIRRNFAFVQYESEDDASRALEATNMSKLLDRVISVEFAVKDDDDRRNGYSPERGRDRQRDRSRDGRRSLSPYRRERGSPDYGRGPSPYQRERGSPDYGRDRSRSRSPPRREPASPAYGRRSPSPYRREREGSDPVRDSSRSPYHKERGRTDHAISPSHSPEERGRTSPQNGRGSSHSPRDTEKISPENGHGSGSPDEKGNASPYNGYGRSPNTVPDARDSPNYGGPESPMHERYRSQSPPADE; encoded by the exons ATGGAAGATGAAAGAGATGCTGAGGCTGCTATTCGTGCTCTTGATCGAATTGAATTTGGTCGTAAGGGACGAAGACTCCGTGTGGAATGGACAAAG CATGAACGTGGTGTTAGAAGGCCATCTAGTTCAAGAAGATCTTCAGCTAATGGGAGGCCATCAAAGACCttgtttgtaattaattttgatacatACCATACCAGAACAAGGGACTTAGAGAGGCACTTTGAACCGTATGGTAAGATAGTCAGTGTTAGGATCAGAAGGAATTTTGCTTTTGTTCAGTATGAATCGGAGGATGATGCTAGCAGAGCACTGGAAGCTACAAATATGAG TAAGTTACTGGATCGAGTAATTTCAGTTGAATTTGCTGtaaaagatgatgatgataggaGAAATGGATATAGCCCTGAGAGAGGCCGTGATCGTCAGCGTGATAGAAGCCGTGATGGAAGAAGATCCCTTAGTCCTTATAGGAGAGAAAGAGGTAGTCCTGATTACGGTCGTGGGCCCAGTCCATATCAGAGAGAGAGGGGAAGTCCTGACTATGGCCGTGACCGAAGCCGTAGCAGAAGCCCCCCTAGAAGGGAGCCAGCTAGCCCTGCATATGGACGTAGAAGCCCCAGTCCATATAGAAGAGAAAGGGAGGGTTCTGATCCTGTTAGGGACTCCAGCCGCAGTCCTTATCACAAAGAGCGAGGGAGAACTGACCATGCCATTTCTCCTTCTCATAGTCCTGAAGAAAGAGGGAGAACAAGTCCTCAAAATGGTCGTGGTTCTAGCCATAGTCCTCGTGATACTGAGAAGATTAGCCCTGAAAATGGACATGGCTCTGGAAGTCCCGATGAAAAAGGGAATGCCAGCCCTTACAATGGTTATGGAAGGAGCCCAAATACCGTGCCTGATGCTAGGGACAGTCCTAACTACGGTGGTCCTGAAAGTCCGATGCATGAAAGATATCGCAG CCAGTCTCCCCCTGCGGACGAATGA
- the LOC108326217 gene encoding serine/arginine-rich splicing factor RS40 isoform X1, producing the protein MKPIFCGNFEYDARQSELERLFRRYGKVDRVDMKSGFAFIYMEDERDAEAAIRALDRIEFGRKGRRLRVEWTKHERGVRRPSSSRRSSANGRPSKTLFVINFDTYHTRTRDLERHFEPYGKIVSVRIRRNFAFVQYESEDDASRALEATNMSKLLDRVISVEFAVKDDDDRRNGYSPERGRDRQRDRSRDGRRSLSPYRRERGSPDYGRGPSPYQRERGSPDYGRDRSRSRSPPRREPASPAYGRRSPSPYRREREGSDPVRDSSRSPYHKERGRTDHAISPSHSPEERGRTSPQNGRGSSHSPRDTEKISPENGHGSGSPDEKGNASPYNGYGRSPNTVPDARDSPNYGGPESPMHERYRSQSPPADE; encoded by the exons ATGAAGCCTATTTTCTGTGGAAACTTTGAATATGATGCCCGGCAGTCAGAGTTGGAGCGGCTTTTTAGACGATATGGGAAGGTTGACAGGGTGGATATGAAGTCTg GATTTGCTTTTATCTATATGGAAGATGAAAGAGATGCTGAGGCTGCTATTCGTGCTCTTGATCGAATTGAATTTGGTCGTAAGGGACGAAGACTCCGTGTGGAATGGACAAAG CATGAACGTGGTGTTAGAAGGCCATCTAGTTCAAGAAGATCTTCAGCTAATGGGAGGCCATCAAAGACCttgtttgtaattaattttgatacatACCATACCAGAACAAGGGACTTAGAGAGGCACTTTGAACCGTATGGTAAGATAGTCAGTGTTAGGATCAGAAGGAATTTTGCTTTTGTTCAGTATGAATCGGAGGATGATGCTAGCAGAGCACTGGAAGCTACAAATATGAG TAAGTTACTGGATCGAGTAATTTCAGTTGAATTTGCTGtaaaagatgatgatgataggaGAAATGGATATAGCCCTGAGAGAGGCCGTGATCGTCAGCGTGATAGAAGCCGTGATGGAAGAAGATCCCTTAGTCCTTATAGGAGAGAAAGAGGTAGTCCTGATTACGGTCGTGGGCCCAGTCCATATCAGAGAGAGAGGGGAAGTCCTGACTATGGCCGTGACCGAAGCCGTAGCAGAAGCCCCCCTAGAAGGGAGCCAGCTAGCCCTGCATATGGACGTAGAAGCCCCAGTCCATATAGAAGAGAAAGGGAGGGTTCTGATCCTGTTAGGGACTCCAGCCGCAGTCCTTATCACAAAGAGCGAGGGAGAACTGACCATGCCATTTCTCCTTCTCATAGTCCTGAAGAAAGAGGGAGAACAAGTCCTCAAAATGGTCGTGGTTCTAGCCATAGTCCTCGTGATACTGAGAAGATTAGCCCTGAAAATGGACATGGCTCTGGAAGTCCCGATGAAAAAGGGAATGCCAGCCCTTACAATGGTTATGGAAGGAGCCCAAATACCGTGCCTGATGCTAGGGACAGTCCTAACTACGGTGGTCCTGAAAGTCCGATGCATGAAAGATATCGCAG CCAGTCTCCCCCTGCGGACGAATGA